Below is a window of Cytophagaceae bacterium DNA.
ATTTCTTAAAACTGAAAAAACTAAAATTTTAATCCTCAAAACATTTTCAATATCAAGTTCGGTTACGGTACGTAAAGTAAACTTTTTTAGAAAACTTATCTTTTTTACAAAATCCCAGGAGATATTAAGTTTTAGAATAAAAAACAAACCCAAAATTGTGGCAAGACTCATCACGATTAATATTACAAGTAGCCATTTTTTGTAGGGGACTTCATATCCAAAATACCAAATGCATAGAGCACAAGTACCTAAAAATATGGCTATTAAAGACTGAGCCATGGAATTAAAAAAATTGGAAGCGACGGCCAAAGAGCGGTTTCTCACCTTAAATCCAAGGCTTCTACCCAAAAAATCACCTATCATAAAAGGAGTGAATATTCCGGCCATCAATCCATGTAAAATATCACCCAGGGCTTGTTTAGTAGTTCTTTTTTCGAATGAAATTGTCAAAAGCTGCCATTTTTTCAATTCCAAACCATAGTTAACAACCAAAAGGATAATCGCAAAA
It encodes the following:
- a CDS encoding flippase-like domain-containing protein, translated to MTISFEKRTTKQALGDILHGLMAGIFTPFMIGDFLGRSLGFKVRNRSLAVASNFFNSMAQSLIAIFLGTCALCIWYFGYEVPYKKWLLVILIVMSLATILGLFFILKLNISWDFVKKISFLKKFTLRTVTELDIENVLRIKILVFSVLRNLVFFLQFYLVLLAFGLQIPFDLAFIGINFIFLLKTVGGGLNILGDLSIRELVGINFFGYYNYDPTSILVATFLVWFLNIFLPVLFVIINPRFFKR